One Natrinema halophilum genomic window carries:
- a CDS encoding aldehyde dehydrogenase family protein, with protein MTDLPLAPDDGWNSLYIAGDWIDSGERDGIPVENPYTRTEITTVPAGTEDDVDRAYEIAAEAQAAWADQPPQARAGVINAALEFLGDHREEIAELLALEAGSTQVKCEAELETARGMMQQAASYPFRMDGQHADSITPGKENIAERIPVGVVGVISPWNFPLHLSMRAVAPAIAAGNAVVLKPASNTPITGGLLLARIFEAAGVPAGIINVVPGRGSEIGDAIAGHEIPSVLAFTGSTEIGERVGEQAAGTAALPALELGGNNVHVVTENAALEQAVDGGVFGSFLHQGQICISTNRHLVHESLYDDYVDALADRAASLPTGDPTEDDTVVGPIIDESQRDQIIEYVERTVDAGATLESGGEHDGLVVEPTVLSNVDNDMAAACNEHFGPLAPVISYASDEEAIELANDTIHGLSGSVHSEDMEQARRVADGIETGMIHINDQPVNDEPHVPFGGMKQSGIGRYNGEQILEEVTTTKWISIQHEPREYPF; from the coding sequence TCCCCGTCGAGAACCCGTACACGCGCACGGAGATCACGACCGTCCCGGCGGGTACCGAAGACGACGTCGACCGAGCCTACGAGATCGCCGCCGAGGCCCAGGCGGCGTGGGCCGACCAGCCGCCGCAAGCGCGAGCTGGTGTGATCAACGCCGCTCTCGAGTTCCTCGGCGATCACCGCGAAGAAATCGCCGAGTTGCTCGCGCTCGAGGCCGGCAGCACGCAGGTCAAGTGCGAGGCTGAACTGGAGACCGCCCGCGGGATGATGCAGCAGGCGGCCAGCTACCCGTTTCGGATGGATGGTCAGCACGCGGACTCGATCACGCCGGGGAAAGAGAACATCGCCGAACGGATACCCGTTGGCGTCGTCGGCGTTATTTCACCGTGGAACTTCCCGCTTCATCTCTCGATGCGGGCGGTCGCACCGGCGATCGCAGCGGGCAACGCCGTCGTCCTCAAACCAGCTTCGAACACCCCCATTACGGGCGGCTTGCTACTCGCGCGAATTTTCGAGGCAGCCGGCGTTCCGGCGGGGATTATCAACGTGGTTCCCGGTCGCGGCTCCGAAATCGGCGACGCGATCGCCGGTCACGAAATCCCGAGCGTCCTCGCATTTACCGGCTCGACCGAGATCGGCGAGCGCGTCGGCGAGCAGGCAGCCGGTACTGCTGCGCTCCCCGCCCTCGAGCTCGGCGGGAACAACGTCCACGTCGTGACAGAGAACGCAGCCCTCGAGCAGGCCGTCGACGGCGGCGTTTTCGGCTCGTTTCTCCATCAGGGCCAGATCTGCATCTCGACCAATCGTCACCTCGTCCACGAATCGCTGTACGACGACTACGTCGACGCGCTCGCCGATCGGGCCGCGTCGTTGCCGACCGGCGATCCGACCGAAGACGACACGGTTGTCGGCCCCATCATCGACGAGAGCCAGCGCGACCAGATCATAGAGTACGTCGAGCGGACAGTCGACGCGGGAGCGACGCTCGAGTCTGGCGGCGAACACGACGGCCTCGTCGTGGAACCGACGGTCCTCTCGAACGTCGACAACGACATGGCCGCGGCCTGCAACGAGCACTTCGGCCCTCTCGCACCCGTGATCTCCTACGCGAGCGACGAGGAGGCGATCGAACTCGCCAACGACACGATCCACGGGCTCTCGGGATCGGTCCACAGTGAGGATATGGAGCAGGCTCGCCGGGTCGCAGACGGGATCGAGACGGGAATGATCCACATCAACGATCAGCCGGTCAACGACGAACCCCACGTTCCGTTCGGCGGGATGAAACAGTCCGGGATCGGCCGCTACAACGGCGAGCAGATCCTCGAGGAAGTGACGACGACGAAGTGGATCTCGATTCAACACGAGCCGCGCGAGTATCCGTTCTGA
- a CDS encoding ferredoxin: MSDDGIQRASDVGSADAPPVEEKPYKIIFEANKCFGAGKCAEVSDNWEMSIVSGIAQPTEYFFDEDDLEHNVRAAEVCPAKKDDGCIHVIDRRTDEEIAPDPNGDGTLSVDW, encoded by the coding sequence ATGAGCGACGACGGCATTCAGCGTGCCAGCGACGTCGGCTCGGCCGACGCCCCGCCGGTCGAAGAAAAGCCCTACAAGATAATTTTCGAGGCGAACAAGTGCTTCGGCGCGGGCAAGTGCGCCGAAGTCAGCGACAACTGGGAGATGTCCATCGTCTCGGGCATAGCCCAGCCCACGGAGTATTTCTTCGACGAGGACGACCTCGAGCACAACGTTCGCGCCGCCGAAGTCTGCCCGGCAAAGAAAGACGACGGCTGCATCCACGTCATCGACCGGCGGACCGACGAGGAAATCGCGCCCGATCCGAACGGCGACGGGACGCTGAGCGTCGACTGGTAG
- a CDS encoding oxidoreductase, protein MGWTAADIPDQHGQTIVVTGANSGIGFEATRDLARNGATVIMACRSLDRGEDAARTIRENGSDVDLRVEACDLGSLESIRTFAGRLGDEPVDVLINNAGVMAIPRSETEDGFETQFGVNHLGHFALTGLLLDNLALDEDPDSRIVTVSSGVHERGEIDFDDLQHEQSYDKWDAYAQSKLANVLFAYELERRLLTANANAKSIAVHPGYADTRLQYRGPEQSGSRLRKAGMWILNTVLAQSAEKGALPTLYAATDPDAEGGAYYGPGGFQNMRGTPERQASSDRSYDEETAQRLWAVSSELTGVTYDLPEPEVEMQA, encoded by the coding sequence ATGGGATGGACAGCCGCCGATATACCTGATCAGCACGGGCAAACGATCGTCGTCACCGGCGCGAACAGCGGGATCGGTTTCGAGGCGACCCGCGACCTCGCACGCAACGGCGCCACGGTGATCATGGCGTGCCGGAGTCTCGACCGCGGCGAGGACGCGGCACGGACCATCCGCGAAAACGGTTCCGACGTCGACCTCCGCGTCGAAGCGTGTGATCTGGGGTCCCTCGAGTCGATCCGAACGTTCGCGGGCCGGCTGGGGGACGAACCCGTCGACGTCCTGATCAACAACGCGGGAGTAATGGCGATCCCACGCTCGGAGACCGAGGACGGCTTCGAAACCCAGTTCGGCGTCAACCACCTCGGCCACTTCGCACTGACGGGGTTACTGCTCGACAATTTGGCCCTCGACGAGGACCCCGACTCTCGGATCGTCACCGTTTCGAGCGGCGTCCACGAGCGCGGTGAGATCGACTTCGACGACCTCCAGCACGAGCAGTCCTACGACAAGTGGGACGCCTACGCGCAGTCGAAACTGGCGAACGTCCTCTTCGCGTACGAACTCGAGCGACGGTTGCTCACGGCGAACGCGAATGCAAAGAGCATCGCCGTCCACCCGGGCTACGCCGACACGCGACTGCAGTACCGCGGCCCGGAGCAAAGCGGCAGCCGCCTCCGGAAAGCCGGGATGTGGATCTTGAACACCGTTCTCGCACAATCGGCCGAGAAAGGCGCGCTCCCGACGCTCTACGCCGCAACCGATCCGGACGCCGAGGGCGGCGCGTACTACGGCCCCGGCGGCTTCCAGAACATGCGCGGGACTCCCGAGCGGCAGGCTTCGTCGGATCGCTCCTACGACGAGGAGACGGCCCAGCGATTGTGGGCCGTCTCGAGCGAGTTGACGGGCGTCACGTACGACCTCCCGGAGCCGGAGGTCGAAATGCAGGCCTAA
- a CDS encoding PAS domain-containing protein, with protein sequence MGPPSSTDANCQMRLRQQEVVMELYQQAMKTDDVDRLRRDAVSAVAETIEAEYCAILELLPGDDESVLTAGIGWDEEIVGTTVPMKDDSQIGQTVSAAGAVVVDNRRDDGRFADSTLLADSNVRSGINVRIGPTDEPQGVLGVYSTEKRAFAESSVEFVERVAELLASAIETKPNQGELKEVYGRISDAFFALDEDWKFTYLNERAHELINPDDRSLLGNSIWEEFPEGPTRAFKSKYERAMREQETVEFEEYYPEPLDAWFEIRTYPSETGLSIYFRDVTERKGRERELELFRTLLDQSTDSVLVIDPDTGRYLDVNETACQRRGYSRDELLDLTVPDIDVEIDDRTAWQSFVDDLQTSGSVTFDSHHRRHDGTTYPVEVNATHIEHDREYVLAVARDVTERRERERDLRRTERRFEAIFEDPNILVGLLEPDGTVIDINRTAMEYIDADLSAVTGELFWETPWWGAGREIQADVKEWVERAASGEYVNFEAELTRPGGQRYVLNGVFRPVTNDDGDVVSIIVSDSDITERVERERELEESERRYRTLIEQFPNGAVTLVDEEMRYQAVGGSPLSRAGATSDELEGKPVREALPPALADKLVPHYEAALDGEGTEFELSSGDHVFDARIVPVRDDDGTVFAALGLSQEITERREYERQLEQSEQRYRTLVEYFPNGLVTLFDHDLEYTLAAGQGFAQIPVDPDDLEGRKFHDVWPEETVDALQPAFQAALAGRERAVELEYADREWVLHAVPITDERGEVFAGMTMAQDITEQKRRERYLHDAKSQLEAATEAGAVGTWEWDVQADQMVVGPSFARTFGVDPDAAREGVSLDRFIEAIHEDDRERVVDEITDAVETCDEYETEYRVRNVDGEIRWVFSRGHVECDDEGNPTTFPGALTDITERKRAELERKRNQEQLETLFEVLPVGVVVADADGELVEANDAAREIWGGDVFDAGSITEYEKYSIWWADSGELVEPEETTMSRVLDGEKVREPDIFEIEAVDGERRIIRVEGMPVRETAGDVTRGVITITDITKRREYQQKLAESEHRYRTLVENFPEGSVGLFDEDLTYTAVGGQLLEEIGIDAKDRVGNKVDDIHPDPLVDKYEPHFRAALEGEHHSFELELYDRHLYANTLPVKNANGDIFAGMVVVQDVTERREYQRKLEESNERLEQFAYAASHDLQEPLRMVTSYLQLLENRYEDAFDEDGQEFLEFAVDGAERMREMIDALLEYSRIETRGDPFEPTDLGEILDDVIADLQLQIEETDAEITAEDLPQVEGDTSQLRQVLQNLLGNAITYSGDGAPRVHIEAERRGRDWVISVCDEGIGIDPEDQERVFTIFDRLHSREEYDGMGIGLALCERIVERHGGDIWVESERGEGATFSFSLPASDDHER encoded by the coding sequence ATGGGACCGCCTTCATCCACTGACGCGAACTGCCAAATGCGACTCCGCCAACAGGAGGTGGTGATGGAACTCTACCAGCAGGCGATGAAGACGGACGACGTCGACCGACTTCGACGCGATGCAGTCAGCGCCGTCGCGGAAACGATTGAGGCCGAGTACTGTGCCATACTCGAGTTATTACCCGGCGATGACGAAAGCGTTCTGACGGCGGGAATCGGGTGGGATGAGGAGATCGTCGGCACGACGGTGCCGATGAAAGACGACTCGCAGATTGGACAGACGGTCTCGGCCGCTGGGGCAGTCGTCGTCGACAACCGACGAGACGACGGTCGGTTCGCTGACTCGACGTTGCTCGCCGACAGTAACGTTCGCAGCGGAATCAACGTCCGTATCGGACCGACGGACGAACCACAGGGGGTTCTGGGAGTATATTCGACCGAGAAACGGGCGTTTGCCGAGTCGAGCGTCGAATTCGTCGAACGCGTCGCGGAACTCCTCGCGTCTGCCATCGAGACGAAGCCGAATCAGGGCGAACTCAAGGAAGTGTACGGACGCATTTCTGATGCGTTCTTCGCCCTCGACGAAGACTGGAAATTTACCTATCTCAACGAACGCGCACACGAACTGATCAACCCCGACGATCGATCGCTGCTCGGGAACAGTATCTGGGAGGAGTTCCCCGAGGGGCCGACCCGCGCATTCAAATCGAAGTACGAACGCGCGATGCGCGAGCAAGAGACCGTCGAATTCGAGGAGTATTACCCGGAACCGCTCGACGCCTGGTTCGAAATACGAACCTATCCGTCGGAAACGGGGCTTTCAATCTACTTCCGCGACGTCACCGAACGCAAGGGACGTGAACGCGAACTCGAGTTGTTTCGGACGCTCCTCGACCAGTCGACCGATAGCGTGCTGGTCATCGATCCGGACACCGGCCGGTATCTGGACGTCAATGAAACCGCCTGTCAGCGCCGCGGCTATTCACGAGACGAGTTACTGGACCTGACGGTCCCAGATATCGACGTCGAAATCGACGATCGGACGGCGTGGCAATCGTTCGTCGACGACCTGCAAACGAGTGGGTCGGTTACGTTCGATAGTCATCATCGGCGGCACGACGGGACGACGTATCCGGTCGAAGTCAACGCCACACACATCGAACACGACAGGGAATACGTCCTCGCGGTCGCCCGGGACGTGACCGAACGCCGAGAGCGAGAACGTGACCTCCGGCGGACCGAGCGTCGATTCGAAGCGATTTTCGAGGACCCGAACATCCTCGTCGGCCTCCTCGAGCCCGACGGAACGGTCATCGATATCAACCGGACCGCGATGGAGTACATCGACGCTGATCTGTCGGCGGTGACCGGCGAACTGTTCTGGGAGACGCCCTGGTGGGGAGCGGGGAGGGAAATTCAGGCCGACGTCAAAGAATGGGTCGAACGAGCCGCAAGCGGTGAGTACGTCAACTTCGAGGCGGAACTCACGCGACCGGGCGGACAACGGTACGTCCTGAACGGCGTTTTCAGACCCGTTACGAACGACGACGGCGACGTCGTTTCGATCATCGTCTCGGACAGCGATATCACCGAGCGTGTCGAGCGCGAGCGAGAACTGGAGGAGTCGGAACGGCGCTACCGGACGCTCATCGAACAGTTTCCGAACGGGGCCGTCACCCTGGTCGACGAGGAGATGCGATACCAGGCTGTCGGCGGAAGCCCCCTGAGCAGAGCGGGTGCGACGAGCGACGAGCTCGAGGGGAAACCGGTTCGAGAAGCCCTTCCACCGGCGTTGGCTGACAAACTCGTTCCCCACTACGAAGCCGCGCTGGACGGCGAAGGAACCGAGTTCGAGCTCTCGTCCGGCGACCACGTCTTCGACGCGCGCATCGTGCCGGTCCGCGACGACGACGGCACGGTGTTTGCCGCGCTCGGACTGTCCCAGGAGATCACCGAGCGCCGCGAATACGAGCGCCAGCTCGAGCAATCAGAGCAGCGCTATCGAACCCTCGTGGAGTACTTCCCCAACGGGCTGGTTACGCTGTTCGACCACGACCTCGAGTACACGCTGGCCGCGGGTCAGGGCTTCGCCCAGATTCCCGTCGATCCCGACGATCTCGAGGGCCGGAAGTTCCACGACGTCTGGCCCGAGGAGACCGTCGACGCACTCCAGCCGGCGTTCCAAGCCGCTCTCGCGGGCAGAGAACGGGCGGTCGAACTCGAGTACGCCGACCGTGAATGGGTACTACACGCGGTCCCGATCACCGACGAGCGCGGCGAGGTCTTCGCCGGAATGACGATGGCACAGGACATCACCGAGCAGAAGAGACGGGAACGCTACCTGCACGACGCCAAGTCGCAACTGGAAGCGGCGACAGAAGCCGGTGCGGTTGGGACCTGGGAGTGGGACGTTCAAGCCGACCAGATGGTCGTCGGTCCGTCGTTCGCCCGGACGTTCGGGGTCGATCCGGATGCGGCTCGTGAGGGCGTGTCGCTCGACCGATTCATCGAAGCGATCCACGAGGACGATCGCGAACGGGTCGTCGACGAAATCACGGATGCCGTCGAAACCTGCGACGAGTACGAAACGGAGTATCGCGTCCGAAACGTCGACGGCGAGATCCGATGGGTCTTCTCCCGCGGACACGTCGAATGCGACGACGAGGGCAACCCGACGACCTTCCCCGGCGCGCTCACAGACATCACTGAGCGCAAGCGGGCTGAACTCGAGCGCAAGCGTAACCAGGAGCAACTCGAGACGCTGTTCGAGGTCCTCCCGGTCGGCGTCGTGGTCGCCGACGCCGACGGCGAACTCGTCGAGGCCAACGACGCCGCACGAGAAATCTGGGGCGGAGACGTGTTCGACGCTGGCTCCATCACCGAATACGAAAAATACTCGATATGGTGGGCGGATTCGGGCGAGCTCGTCGAACCCGAAGAAACGACGATGAGTCGAGTCCTCGACGGTGAAAAGGTTCGGGAGCCGGATATCTTCGAAATCGAAGCCGTCGACGGGGAGCGTCGAATTATCAGGGTCGAGGGGATGCCGGTACGCGAGACAGCGGGCGACGTCACTCGCGGCGTCATTACGATCACGGACATCACCAAACGCCGCGAGTATCAGCAGAAACTCGCCGAAAGCGAACACCGCTATCGGACGCTCGTCGAGAACTTCCCCGAGGGATCGGTGGGGCTATTCGACGAGGACCTGACGTATACGGCCGTGGGCGGACAGCTCCTCGAAGAGATCGGCATCGATGCGAAAGACCGCGTCGGGAACAAGGTCGACGACATCCATCCCGATCCGCTGGTCGACAAATACGAGCCACACTTTCGGGCGGCGCTCGAGGGGGAGCACCACTCGTTCGAACTCGAACTGTACGACCGGCACCTGTACGCCAATACGCTACCCGTCAAAAACGCCAACGGCGATATCTTCGCCGGCATGGTCGTCGTCCAGGACGTCACCGAGCGCCGGGAGTACCAGCGAAAGCTCGAGGAATCGAACGAGCGCTTAGAGCAGTTCGCCTACGCCGCCTCCCACGACCTGCAGGAACCGCTGCGGATGGTCACGAGCTACCTGCAACTGCTCGAGAACCGGTACGAAGACGCCTTCGATGAGGACGGCCAGGAGTTCCTCGAATTCGCCGTCGACGGGGCCGAGCGGATGCGCGAGATGATCGACGCCCTGCTCGAATACTCGCGGATCGAAACGCGGGGCGATCCGTTCGAGCCGACCGATCTGGGCGAGATTCTCGACGACGTCATCGCGGACCTGCAGCTGCAAATCGAGGAGACCGATGCGGAAATTACGGCCGAAGATCTCCCCCAGGTCGAGGGCGATACCAGTCAGCTGCGTCAGGTGTTGCAGAACCTCCTCGGCAACGCGATAACCTACAGCGGCGACGGAGCGCCGCGAGTCCACATCGAGGCCGAACGGCGTGGCAGAGACTGGGTTATCTCAGTCTGCGACGAAGGGATCGGCATCGACCCCGAGGATCAGGAACGAGTGTTCACCATCTTCGATCGACTCCACAGTCGCGAGGAGTACGACGGAATGGGGATCGGCCTGGCCCTGTGCGAGCGGATCGTCGAGCGCCACGGCGGCGACATCTGGGTCGAATCCGAGCGCGGCGAGGGCGCAACCTTCTCGTTTTCCCTTCCCGCCTCAGACGACCACGAACGATGA
- a CDS encoding peptidylprolyl isomerase — protein MGDVTATLHTTEGDIEVELYDDRAPRTVDNFVGLATGGKTWTDPESGEEVEGEPLYDDVAFHRVIEGFMIQGGDPTETGRGGPGYQFDDEFHDELRHDDEGVLSMANSGPDTNGSQFFITLDAQPHLDDRHSVFGQVVDGMDVVREIGSVDTDANDRPREDVVLESVSVDYE, from the coding sequence ATGGGAGACGTTACTGCTACCCTGCATACGACCGAGGGCGACATCGAAGTCGAACTCTACGACGACCGCGCACCGCGAACCGTCGATAACTTCGTCGGACTCGCAACCGGCGGGAAGACCTGGACCGATCCAGAGTCGGGCGAAGAAGTCGAGGGCGAACCCCTGTACGATGACGTCGCCTTCCACCGGGTCATCGAGGGCTTCATGATTCAGGGCGGCGACCCGACCGAAACCGGACGAGGCGGCCCAGGCTACCAGTTCGACGACGAGTTCCACGATGAACTCCGTCACGACGACGAGGGGGTCCTGAGCATGGCCAACTCCGGCCCCGACACCAACGGTTCGCAGTTCTTCATCACGCTCGACGCCCAACCCCATCTCGACGATCGACATTCCGTCTTCGGACAGGTCGTCGACGGGATGGACGTCGTCCGCGAAATCGGAAGCGTCGACACCGACGCCAACGACCGGCCGCGAGAGGACGTCGTCCTCGAGTCAGTTTCAGTCGACTACGAGTAA
- a CDS encoding succinylglutamate desuccinylase/aspartoacylase family protein has product MSDGTHTGEQVTLARLPSGVELTTTVHTYRGDEPGPTLYVQAAQHGREINGTEVLRRFHERLSLESLSGTVIAVPVANPLTFDRVSYTTPEQLDSVNPNMNRIWPGDCDGSLHQRMAARLWEYVTGADAIVDLHTGSPNMLPHVVYREGDERSRSLAEAFGTDLLLSEQADEDAPDEWHRRGFAGKLRVAAADEGIPSITPELAYNKQILETVVKEGVEGLIDVCRYIDVLPGDVPDRDQHIARNHLGQVTAGESGLFRPNPSIEVGEFVPEGTAIGTVYHPTRYEPLDEASADRDGIIYALTQEATVTAGDQLASVALIRDE; this is encoded by the coding sequence ATGAGCGACGGCACGCACACGGGGGAACAGGTAACACTTGCGCGGTTACCGTCGGGCGTGGAACTGACGACGACCGTCCACACCTATCGTGGCGACGAGCCGGGGCCGACACTGTACGTGCAGGCGGCCCAGCACGGCCGCGAAATAAACGGCACCGAGGTGCTTCGACGGTTCCACGAGCGCCTGTCGCTCGAGTCGCTGTCGGGAACCGTAATCGCCGTTCCCGTCGCAAACCCGCTGACGTTCGACCGCGTGTCCTACACGACACCGGAACAACTCGACAGCGTCAACCCGAACATGAACCGTATCTGGCCGGGTGATTGCGACGGTAGTCTTCACCAGCGCATGGCCGCTCGCCTCTGGGAGTACGTCACGGGGGCCGACGCTATCGTCGACCTCCACACGGGCAGTCCGAATATGCTTCCGCACGTCGTCTACCGCGAGGGCGACGAGCGGTCCCGATCACTTGCCGAAGCCTTCGGAACCGACCTCTTGCTGTCCGAACAGGCCGACGAGGACGCCCCCGACGAGTGGCACCGCCGTGGCTTCGCGGGCAAACTCCGCGTCGCCGCCGCTGACGAGGGAATCCCGTCGATCACGCCCGAACTCGCCTACAACAAACAGATCCTCGAGACGGTCGTCAAGGAGGGCGTCGAGGGGCTAATCGACGTTTGCCGGTACATCGATGTCCTCCCCGGAGACGTTCCCGACCGTGATCAGCACATCGCCCGAAACCATCTCGGACAGGTCACAGCCGGCGAGTCCGGGCTTTTCCGGCCGAACCCCTCGATCGAGGTCGGCGAGTTCGTCCCGGAAGGGACGGCGATTGGAACGGTTTACCACCCGACGCGCTACGAGCCGTTGGACGAGGCATCGGCGGATCGAGATGGAATCATCTATGCGCTCACGCAAGAGGCGACGGTAACCGCTGGTGACCAGCTCGCGAGTGTCGCACTGATTCGCGATGAATAA
- a CDS encoding SDR family NAD(P)-dependent oxidoreductase: MRLERKTVVITGAASGIGQATAERCAEEGARVIVTDVDTEGGRAVAETIEDAGGEAEFHELDVTDSDQCHAVVDAVADDYGLDVMVNNAGTGHPGGSLEELDDEIRDFVIDINIKGVWNGCHAALPHMKEQESGAIVNVGSLASILGLPKQAAYSTSKAAVLNMTRTIAAEAGPYGIRANAICPGFTDTQMLEGYLEQQDDPDAARERMAAQYPLKRFGEPEEIADAILFLASDESSFVSGHGLVVDGGFSTN, from the coding sequence ATGCGACTCGAACGGAAGACGGTAGTTATCACGGGTGCAGCCTCGGGAATCGGGCAAGCGACAGCCGAACGCTGCGCCGAGGAGGGTGCACGGGTCATCGTTACCGATGTCGACACCGAGGGCGGTCGTGCAGTCGCTGAGACCATTGAAGATGCCGGAGGAGAAGCCGAGTTTCACGAACTCGACGTTACTGACAGCGATCAGTGCCACGCAGTCGTCGATGCCGTCGCCGACGATTATGGTCTGGACGTGATGGTCAACAACGCCGGCACCGGTCATCCGGGCGGTAGTTTGGAGGAACTGGACGACGAAATCCGTGACTTCGTCATCGACATCAACATCAAAGGAGTCTGGAACGGCTGTCACGCGGCGCTGCCACACATGAAAGAGCAAGAAAGCGGCGCGATAGTCAACGTCGGCTCGCTGGCGAGTATTCTCGGACTCCCCAAGCAAGCGGCCTACTCGACGAGCAAAGCCGCGGTATTGAACATGACCCGAACCATCGCCGCCGAAGCGGGACCATACGGTATCCGCGCAAACGCCATCTGTCCCGGCTTTACCGACACGCAGATGCTCGAGGGGTATCTCGAACAACAGGACGATCCTGACGCGGCCCGCGAACGGATGGCAGCGCAATACCCGCTCAAGCGATTCGGCGAACCCGAGGAAATCGCGGACGCGATTCTATTCCTCGCAAGCGACGAGTCGTCGTTCGTCAGCGGCCATGGACTGGTCGTCGACGGCGGGTTCTCGACCAACTGA
- a CDS encoding IclR family transcriptional regulator, whose translation MATSGTNGRKRVEAVVKTLDVLEALWQAEGAGVTELADRTDLAKSTVHTHLMTLHSKGYVVQDEEEYRLSLRFLSFGEHVKHAEPLYEASDGPITELSEETGERVLCSTHQNGLGAIINVRKGTRSFTSDIGIGTHTYLHNSAGGKAMLAHFSKQRVDEIIEDWGLPAFTEETITDRATLHDELEAIRDDGVAYSTGEYLPGISAIGVPILDTDGTVYGAVTVAGPEHRLENEWEENNLRNQLLSTANTIEVNIMFS comes from the coding sequence ATGGCAACATCGGGAACGAACGGGAGGAAGCGGGTCGAGGCAGTGGTTAAAACGCTCGACGTTCTCGAAGCGTTGTGGCAGGCTGAAGGGGCCGGCGTCACGGAACTGGCCGACCGAACAGATCTCGCAAAGAGTACGGTTCACACCCATCTGATGACGCTCCACTCGAAGGGGTACGTCGTCCAGGACGAGGAGGAATACCGGCTCAGTCTTCGATTTCTCTCCTTCGGTGAGCACGTCAAACACGCTGAGCCGCTATACGAAGCATCGGACGGTCCTATCACCGAACTCTCGGAGGAAACCGGTGAGCGAGTGCTGTGTTCGACACATCAGAACGGGCTCGGGGCGATCATCAACGTCCGCAAAGGGACCCGGTCGTTTACGAGCGACATCGGCATCGGTACGCACACGTATCTCCACAATTCGGCCGGTGGAAAGGCCATGCTTGCTCATTTCTCCAAACAGCGGGTCGACGAGATAATCGAAGACTGGGGACTTCCAGCGTTCACCGAGGAGACGATTACCGATCGAGCGACCCTCCACGACGAACTCGAGGCGATTCGAGACGACGGCGTCGCATACAGTACCGGGGAGTACTTACCCGGCATCAGCGCGATCGGTGTCCCGATACTGGACACGGACGGAACAGTGTACGGGGCAGTTACCGTTGCCGGCCCCGAACACCGACTCGAAAACGAGTGGGAAGAAAATAACCTCCGTAATCAGTTGCTGTCGACAGCGAACACGATCGAAGTGAACATCATGTTCTCGTAG